A stretch of DNA from Paracoccus methylovorus:
CATCTCGTAATTCAGTTCAAAGCTGCGGCGGTCCATGTTGGCGCTGCCCAGCATGGTCATGCGGCCGTCGGTGGTGATGATCTTGGAATGCAAAAGCCCGCCCTGAAACAACATCAGCCTGACCCCGGCCGAGACCAGCCCGTAATAGAACCCCTCGGACGTGGCCTGCACCACCAGCGAATCATTGCGCTCGGGCAGGATCACGGTCACGTCGACGCCGCGCCGGGCCGCCGTGCGGATCGCCGAATCCAACGAGGAATCAGGGACGTAGTAAGGGGTGGTGATAACCAGCCGCTCTCGCGCCGCATGAACCATCGTCACCATGCAGTCCGACAGCGAGCCCTTGCGTTCGTCAGGCCCGGTGGCGACGACCTGCGCCACCTCGCCCGGGGCGGTGACGGGGCGGGTCATGCGCAGCATCTCGCCCAGATCCTCGCCAGTATAGCTCATCCAGTCCTGCAAAAAGACTGCCTGCATCTGTCGCACGACCGGCCCCTCGATGGCCAGGAAAACGTCGATCCATGGTGCGAAGCGGGGTTTGATGGCAAAGGCGCGGTCCGAGCAGTTGCGGCTGCCGGTAAAGCCCAGTCCATGGTCGATCACCACGATCTTGCGGTGGTTGCGCAAGTCCATGCGCTGAAACAACCCACCGATCACCGGGATGCTCAGCGGAAACGCCTCGACACATTCCACGCCGGCATCCTTCATGCGCGCCCATGCGTCCGAACGGCCGAAGGCGCGAGAGCCGAAAGCGTCGATGATCGCCCGCACCTTGACGCCGCGCAGGGCAGCCCGTGCGGCGGCCTCGGCCACCGCGCGGCCCGAGGGGTCGTCCAGCCAGATATAAAACAGCATATGCACATGCTCGGTCGCGCCGTCGATGGCATCGACCAACGCGGCGATGGCGTTGTCATCTTCGGGCAGCAGGGCCGCGC
This window harbors:
- the cls gene encoding cardiolipin synthase — protein: MHYAAALAVSVRVLLRPRLEPTVRLSWILVIELVPLVGILAYILFGEIRMRGAEVETMANVRSHLSGLWQPSPEELKHLPDFAAPVIKANHATTGFAAVAGNRAALLPEDDNAIAALVDAIDGATEHVHMLFYIWLDDPSGRAVAEAAARAALRGVKVRAIIDAFGSRAFGRSDAWARMKDAGVECVEAFPLSIPVIGGLFQRMDLRNHRKIVVIDHGLGFTGSRNCSDRAFAIKPRFAPWIDVFLAIEGPVVRQMQAVFLQDWMSYTGEDLGEMLRMTRPVTAPGEVAQVVATGPDERKGSLSDCMVTMVHAARERLVITTPYYVPDSSLDSAIRTAARRGVDVTVILPERNDSLVVQATSEGFYYGLVSAGVRLMLFQGGLLHSKIITTDGRMTMLGSANMDRRSFELNYEMNMLFLGGDITDRLDERQQSYIDRARPIRLDEIRGWSVWRRLRNNLLALAAPIL